A window of the Cystobacter fuscus genome harbors these coding sequences:
- the nadB gene encoding L-aspartate oxidase — MPHRFDFLVLGSGVAGLSFALQAARHGTVAVLSKREPQESNTAYAQGGIASVLSPTDTFAAHIQDTLEAGADLNHLDAVEVTVREGPERIRELVALGADFNRRASGEFDLTREGGHSERRIVHAGDITGREVQRALLAACAEQPNITFFPNTAAIDLILERRHGPGAPGRCLGVYALMPSGKIERFLGKGTVLATGGAGKVYLYTSNPDVATGDGVAMAYRAGAEVANMEFYQFHPTCLFHPEAKSFLISEALRGEGGKLRLRGGAQFMDRYHRLGELAPRDVVARAIDAELKRTGDDCVYLDMTHLGRAFVSERFPNIYATCKAFNIDMAVQPIPVVPAAHYMCGGVVTDLHGRTTLPGLFAIGEVAHTGLHGANRLASNSLLEGLVFGHRAAAICAEEARALAAPQVDPPEWDEGSAVASDESVVVAHNWDEIRRLMWNYVGIVRTDKRLMRARRRLELLREEIRDYYWRFKVTQDVIELRNICEVATLIVDCASRRKESRGLHFTLDYPERDDHRGKRDTVVRREP; from the coding sequence ATGCCCCATCGGTTCGATTTTCTGGTCCTTGGCAGTGGCGTCGCGGGTCTGTCCTTCGCCCTCCAGGCCGCCCGGCACGGCACGGTGGCGGTGCTCAGCAAGCGCGAGCCGCAGGAGAGCAACACCGCCTATGCCCAGGGAGGCATCGCGAGTGTCCTGTCCCCCACGGACACGTTCGCGGCGCACATCCAGGACACCCTGGAGGCCGGCGCGGACCTCAACCACCTGGACGCCGTGGAGGTGACGGTGCGCGAGGGGCCCGAGCGCATCCGCGAGCTGGTGGCGCTGGGCGCCGACTTCAACCGGCGGGCCTCCGGCGAGTTCGATCTGACGCGCGAGGGAGGACACTCCGAGCGCAGGATCGTCCACGCGGGCGACATCACCGGGCGCGAGGTGCAGCGCGCCCTGCTCGCGGCGTGTGCCGAGCAGCCCAACATCACCTTCTTCCCCAACACCGCGGCGATCGATCTCATCCTCGAGCGGCGGCACGGGCCGGGCGCGCCGGGACGCTGCCTGGGGGTGTACGCGCTCATGCCCTCGGGGAAGATCGAGCGCTTCCTGGGCAAGGGGACGGTGCTGGCCACGGGAGGCGCGGGCAAGGTGTACCTCTACACCTCCAATCCGGACGTGGCCACGGGGGATGGCGTGGCCATGGCGTACCGGGCGGGGGCCGAGGTGGCCAACATGGAGTTCTACCAGTTCCACCCCACGTGCCTCTTCCACCCCGAGGCCAAGAGCTTCCTCATCAGCGAGGCCCTGCGGGGCGAGGGTGGCAAGCTGCGGCTGCGCGGGGGCGCGCAGTTCATGGACCGCTACCACCGGCTGGGGGAGCTGGCGCCGCGCGACGTGGTGGCGCGCGCCATCGACGCCGAGCTCAAGCGCACGGGCGACGACTGCGTCTACCTGGACATGACGCACCTGGGCCGCGCCTTCGTCTCCGAGCGCTTCCCCAACATCTACGCCACGTGCAAGGCCTTCAACATCGACATGGCCGTGCAGCCCATCCCCGTGGTGCCCGCGGCCCACTACATGTGCGGCGGCGTGGTGACGGACCTCCATGGCCGCACCACCCTGCCCGGCCTGTTCGCCATCGGCGAGGTGGCCCACACGGGCCTGCATGGCGCCAACCGACTCGCCTCCAACTCGCTGCTCGAGGGGCTCGTCTTCGGCCATCGCGCCGCGGCCATCTGCGCCGAGGAGGCACGCGCCCTCGCCGCGCCCCAGGTGGATCCGCCCGAGTGGGACGAGGGCAGCGCGGTGGCCTCGGACGAGAGCGTCGTCGTGGCCCACAACTGGGATGAGATCCGCCGCCTCATGTGGAACTACGTGGGGATCGTTCGCACGGACAAGCGCCTCATGCGCGCGCGCCGCCGGCTGGAGCTGCTGCGCGAGGAGATCCGCGACTACTACTGGCGCTTCAAGGTCACCCAGGACGTCATCGAGCTGCGCAACATCTGCGAGGTGGCCACGCTCATCGTCGACTGCGCCAGCCGGCGCAAGGAAAGCCGCGGCCTGCACTTCACCCTGGACTACCCGGAGCGCGACGATCACCGCGGCAAGCGTGACACCGTGGTGCGTCGCGAGCCGTGA
- a CDS encoding tetratricopeptide repeat protein, with the protein MATTRVTGRGPKSPVDEEFLKQLYQGGELLTQGRLDEARRLLERAHQLLPRNEKGRNMLGLAYFKLGHFDRAAEIYEALVRDNPVDATLRVNLGLVYLKTNALQRAMREFATATDLQPDHKKAHNYLGLALAQAGEYGRARQHFLVAGSEAMAQKMARAIAGDSFARTPARAATPAPVPAPAARPPPPPPPPPPPPTEGQWGAQFGLDEVPSPSDDELRFDEDEEPGAFPAADSGDGARAPDEASGDEAQAASRASASPPDGERLPESLDGATPELPPQSPVFPPTEEVPLLAELTPALVLEGASPTQRLRVGGGGFSVYVEGELLTRLEGLVAFSGQLEFEPERKRFRGRATDEPFGQGPARFTRASGRGVLFLEAAEGHSFLATDLGDTGVYVREECVFAFEEVVAFENGKVPSDVPPDLELVYLRGQGRVVLRVRGALRSVGVSPEAPVTVPMSYLVGWQGSVTPRVVSLSRDDPPPGVGVELSGEGFALISLPLR; encoded by the coding sequence ATGGCGACGACGCGCGTGACGGGGCGGGGGCCCAAGAGCCCCGTTGACGAGGAGTTCCTCAAGCAGCTCTACCAGGGCGGCGAGTTGCTGACGCAGGGCCGTCTGGACGAGGCCCGGCGGTTGCTCGAGCGGGCCCACCAGCTCCTGCCCCGCAACGAGAAGGGCCGCAACATGCTCGGCCTGGCCTACTTCAAGCTGGGCCACTTCGACCGGGCGGCGGAAATCTACGAGGCGCTGGTGCGCGACAACCCGGTGGACGCCACGCTGCGCGTCAACCTGGGGCTCGTCTACCTGAAGACCAACGCCCTGCAGCGCGCGATGCGCGAGTTCGCCACCGCGACCGATCTGCAGCCGGACCACAAGAAGGCCCACAACTACCTCGGGCTGGCGCTGGCCCAGGCCGGCGAGTATGGCCGGGCCCGGCAGCACTTCCTCGTGGCCGGCAGCGAGGCCATGGCCCAGAAGATGGCCCGGGCCATCGCGGGAGACTCCTTCGCCCGGACGCCGGCCAGGGCCGCCACGCCCGCGCCAGTCCCGGCGCCCGCGGCGCGTCCGCCACCTCCACCGCCACCGCCACCTCCACCTCCTACCGAGGGCCAATGGGGCGCCCAGTTCGGCCTGGACGAGGTGCCCTCTCCCTCCGACGACGAGTTGCGCTTCGACGAGGACGAGGAACCCGGAGCCTTCCCTGCCGCCGACTCGGGAGACGGCGCGCGCGCACCGGACGAGGCCTCCGGAGACGAGGCCCAGGCGGCCTCGCGGGCCTCGGCCTCGCCGCCGGACGGCGAGCGCTTGCCCGAGTCCCTGGACGGGGCCACGCCCGAGCTGCCCCCGCAGTCTCCGGTCTTTCCTCCCACCGAGGAGGTTCCGCTGCTGGCGGAGCTCACCCCGGCGCTGGTGCTGGAGGGCGCGAGCCCCACGCAGCGCCTGCGCGTGGGCGGTGGCGGCTTCTCCGTCTACGTGGAGGGCGAGCTGCTCACGCGGCTGGAGGGGCTGGTGGCCTTCAGCGGACAGCTCGAGTTCGAGCCGGAGCGCAAGCGCTTCCGGGGCCGCGCCACGGACGAGCCCTTTGGCCAGGGCCCGGCCCGGTTCACGCGGGCGAGCGGCCGGGGCGTGCTCTTCCTGGAGGCCGCCGAGGGGCACTCCTTCCTGGCCACGGACCTGGGGGACACGGGCGTCTACGTGCGCGAGGAGTGCGTCTTCGCCTTCGAGGAGGTGGTGGCCTTCGAGAATGGCAAGGTGCCCTCGGACGTGCCGCCGGACCTGGAGCTGGTGTACCTGCGCGGGCAGGGCAGGGTGGTGCTGCGGGTGCGCGGCGCGCTGCGCTCGGTGGGCGTCTCGCCCGAGGCGCCGGTGACGGTGCCCATGTCCTACCTCGTGGGCTGGCAGGGCTCGGTCACTCCCCGGGTGGTGTCGCTGTCCCGGGACGACCCCCCGCCCGGCGTTGGAGTGGAACTGAGCGGCGAAGGATTTGCCCTCATCTCCCTGCCACTCCGCTAG
- a CDS encoding TIGR00730 family Rossman fold protein encodes MSIRSICVFCGSRMGARPEYLEAARALGTELGRRGITLVYGGTSVGLMGAVADAVLAEGGQVVGVLPHLLQSREIAHKHLTELHLVDSMHTRKAMMAERADAFIAMPGGVGTFEELFEITTWAQLGLHHKPIGLLNVADFYGPLLALMRRAVEEGFIPETRAQPFVHDASPIALLDSLLKAEQPLTPATPVLGPAQS; translated from the coding sequence ATGAGCATTCGATCCATCTGCGTCTTCTGTGGCTCGCGCATGGGCGCGCGGCCGGAGTACCTCGAGGCCGCGCGGGCCCTGGGCACGGAGCTGGGCCGGCGGGGAATCACCCTCGTCTACGGCGGCACGAGCGTGGGCCTCATGGGCGCCGTGGCGGACGCGGTGCTCGCCGAGGGCGGCCAGGTGGTGGGCGTGCTGCCCCACCTGCTCCAGTCCCGGGAGATCGCCCACAAGCACCTCACCGAGCTGCACCTGGTGGACTCCATGCACACGCGCAAGGCGATGATGGCCGAGCGCGCCGACGCGTTCATCGCCATGCCCGGCGGCGTGGGCACCTTCGAGGAGCTCTTCGAGATCACCACCTGGGCCCAGCTCGGCCTGCACCACAAGCCCATCGGCCTGCTGAACGTGGCGGACTTCTACGGGCCCCTGCTCGCCCTCATGCGGCGCGCGGTGGAGGAAGGCTTCATTCCGGAGACCCGCGCCCAGCCCTTCGTCCATGACGCCTCGCCGATCGCCCTGCTGGACTCCCTCCTGAAGGCGGAGCAGCCGCTCACCCCGGCCACGCCCGTCCTGGGCCCCGCGCAGAGCTGA
- a CDS encoding bactofilin family protein, translating into MATTKELASGAVVNNTVVGPSILISGKLTGDEDLTVRGRVEGELTLSRTLIVEPTGVVKANVAVKNAIISGVVVGNINATESVELTREGRMVGDIHSPRVIIVDGASFRGRVDMGEVEPGRVPAERPSLPRPAAVRTPLRPGTTVARPALPGGRPTPPPAAPARPAAAPPARPAPPPAPAAPASRPAPPPPPVARAAEPTRPEPPRPPPAAPLPPSVAEGARKKVVVKKKGR; encoded by the coding sequence TTGGCCACCACGAAGGAACTGGCCTCTGGGGCCGTCGTCAACAACACCGTGGTGGGTCCCTCCATCCTCATCAGCGGCAAGCTGACGGGTGACGAGGACCTGACCGTGCGCGGCCGGGTGGAGGGGGAGCTCACCCTCAGCCGGACGCTCATCGTGGAGCCCACGGGCGTGGTGAAGGCGAACGTGGCGGTGAAGAACGCCATCATCAGCGGCGTGGTGGTGGGCAACATCAACGCCACCGAGAGCGTGGAGCTCACCCGCGAGGGTCGCATGGTGGGGGACATCCACTCGCCGCGCGTCATCATCGTGGACGGGGCGAGCTTCCGCGGCCGCGTGGACATGGGCGAGGTGGAGCCGGGTCGCGTGCCCGCCGAGCGTCCTTCCCTGCCGCGTCCGGCCGCTGTGCGCACGCCGCTGCGTCCGGGTACCACCGTGGCGCGTCCCGCCCTGCCGGGGGGTCGTCCCACGCCGCCGCCCGCCGCGCCGGCTCGTCCCGCCGCCGCACCGCCTGCCCGGCCCGCGCCGCCTCCGGCTCCGGCCGCTCCGGCGTCCCGGCCCGCGCCGCCTCCGCCGCCCGTCGCCCGGGCCGCCGAGCCGACGCGTCCCGAGCCTCCCCGGCCGCCTCCCGCGGCTCCGCTTCCTCCCTCGGTGGCGGAAGGGGCTCGCAAGAAGGTCGTCGTGAAGAAGAAGGGTCGTTGA
- a CDS encoding tetratricopeptide repeat protein, translated as MRIPRNAARAVPLLLLLGWGAAAAPVARRPKADRSAMREATSPTSQAVGSASSASYAHALKAKLLHLEGQHQGAADELRLALATDEANPYLLTRLGEEYLLLGELERAERESRRAVELQPRYYEARLMLARVLKEARKPRLAQQHLRRAIRLKPREPEAYLQLAQLHLEARAHDKAVKAVEALAAALPGEVSGYRRLGMALAERGDAVRAERMLKRALERDPGDLEALITLARLNEKAGRLAAAEEYLARALERDPDNAAMLEGAGRLALRLGSSVRARAYFDRLLADAGDPELTVQVALLFLSARDNPSALEVLDAARGGRGASPRVSFYAGLVHERLRHFEQAAAAYAEVPDGSVLAADARSRRALCLSQAGRHAEALALIAEALEENPEDTGLRIQQARAVERGGEPERAVALLREALGRKRAPELLEAFASTLKRQGRPGEALAALREAISQAPEEVAPRYVLATVLLDMGDVPGALYSMRGVLRLEPDHAAAMNFIGYLLAQHGRDFAEAERLVRRALALRPDTGSFLDSLGWIHYQRGDYPSAVRTLARAAELEPEEPVILEHLGDAYQRVSRPEEAAEVWKRALEVLERMPEAADPADQRALIERKLKLLSTGAAGR; from the coding sequence GTGCGCATCCCGCGAAACGCTGCCCGCGCCGTGCCGTTGTTGCTCCTCCTCGGGTGGGGAGCGGCCGCGGCGCCCGTTGCCCGCCGGCCGAAGGCGGATCGTTCGGCCATGCGCGAGGCCACGTCCCCGACGTCCCAGGCGGTCGGCTCCGCTTCGTCCGCCAGCTATGCGCATGCCTTGAAGGCGAAGCTGCTGCACCTGGAGGGTCAGCATCAGGGCGCGGCGGACGAGCTGCGGCTGGCGCTGGCCACCGACGAGGCCAACCCCTACCTGCTCACGCGCCTGGGTGAGGAGTACCTGCTCCTGGGAGAGCTGGAGCGGGCGGAGCGGGAGTCGCGGCGCGCGGTGGAGCTCCAGCCCCGCTACTACGAGGCGCGGCTGATGTTGGCGCGCGTGCTGAAGGAGGCGCGCAAGCCCCGGCTCGCCCAGCAACACCTGCGCCGCGCCATCCGGCTCAAGCCCCGTGAACCAGAGGCCTACCTGCAACTGGCGCAGCTCCACCTGGAGGCACGGGCCCACGACAAGGCGGTGAAGGCGGTGGAGGCGTTGGCGGCGGCGCTTCCTGGCGAGGTCTCCGGCTACCGGCGGCTCGGGATGGCCCTGGCCGAGCGGGGAGATGCCGTGCGCGCCGAGCGGATGCTCAAGCGGGCGCTGGAGCGCGATCCGGGCGACCTGGAGGCGTTGATCACGCTCGCGCGGCTCAACGAGAAGGCCGGGCGCCTGGCGGCGGCGGAGGAGTATCTGGCGCGGGCGCTGGAGCGCGACCCGGACAACGCGGCGATGTTGGAGGGGGCGGGGCGGCTCGCCCTGCGGCTCGGCTCGTCGGTGCGGGCCCGGGCGTATTTCGATCGGCTGCTGGCGGACGCGGGGGATCCGGAGCTCACCGTGCAGGTGGCACTGCTGTTCCTGTCCGCGCGGGACAACCCCTCGGCGCTGGAGGTGCTGGACGCGGCGCGTGGGGGCCGGGGCGCGTCGCCGCGCGTGTCCTTCTACGCGGGCCTGGTGCACGAGCGGCTGCGTCACTTCGAGCAGGCGGCGGCCGCCTATGCCGAGGTGCCCGATGGCTCGGTGCTGGCGGCCGATGCGCGCTCGCGCCGGGCCCTCTGCCTGTCCCAGGCGGGACGGCACGCGGAGGCGCTGGCCCTGATCGCGGAAGCGCTCGAGGAGAATCCCGAGGACACCGGCCTGCGCATCCAGCAGGCCCGGGCCGTGGAGCGCGGTGGGGAGCCGGAGCGCGCGGTGGCCCTGTTGCGCGAGGCGCTCGGGCGCAAGCGGGCGCCGGAGCTGCTGGAGGCGTTCGCCTCGACGCTCAAGCGCCAGGGCCGCCCCGGCGAGGCGCTGGCCGCGCTGCGCGAGGCGATCTCCCAGGCACCCGAGGAGGTGGCGCCGCGCTACGTGCTGGCCACGGTGTTGCTGGACATGGGGGACGTGCCGGGCGCCCTGTACTCGATGCGCGGCGTGCTGCGGTTGGAGCCGGACCACGCGGCGGCCATGAACTTCATCGGCTATCTGCTCGCGCAACACGGCCGGGACTTCGCCGAGGCGGAGCGGCTGGTGCGGCGGGCGTTGGCGTTGCGTCCGGACACGGGCTCGTTCCTCGACTCGCTGGGGTGGATCCACTACCAGCGCGGTGACTACCCGAGCGCGGTGCGGACCCTGGCGCGCGCGGCGGAGCTGGAGCCCGAGGAGCCCGTCATCCTCGAGCACCTGGGGGATGCCTACCAGCGGGTGTCGCGTCCGGAGGAGGCGGCGGAGGTCTGGAAGCGGGCGTTGGAGGTGCTGGAGCGGATGCCGGAGGCCGCCGACCCCGCGGATCAACGCGCGCTCATCGAGCGGAAGCTGAAGTTGCTATCCACTGGTGCGGCGGGTCGCTAA
- a CDS encoding ParB/RepB/Spo0J family partition protein — translation MNAENRIDEVDAEPSTQAEVAPVVDAAEPSGASTDAIQEPTGAVSGGEESNAGAEQAPPKAVEESLESATLRRRGHVAPAHLPLERIDEDTTFQLRPVGDLSALATDLARLGQLFPVDVRFRPPDRFQIISGFRRVAALRFLKRDRVLARLHTDLSDEDALLLALASAIHASPVSREELEARRDKLEAEGRLTPIARDMLDKALATEESLAPETVEEEVDADELAVEATQQLVDINQDLALLADVFADLDETRKQELITQLRYSADLVAWLERL, via the coding sequence ATGAACGCCGAGAACAGGATCGACGAGGTGGACGCGGAGCCGAGCACCCAGGCGGAGGTCGCGCCCGTGGTGGACGCGGCCGAGCCGTCCGGCGCCTCCACCGATGCCATACAGGAGCCCACGGGCGCGGTGTCCGGGGGCGAGGAGTCCAACGCCGGGGCGGAGCAGGCGCCCCCGAAGGCCGTTGAGGAGAGCCTCGAGTCCGCCACGTTGCGCCGTCGCGGCCACGTGGCGCCCGCTCACCTTCCATTGGAGCGGATCGACGAGGACACCACCTTCCAGCTCCGCCCCGTGGGGGACTTGTCCGCGCTGGCCACGGATCTGGCGCGGCTGGGCCAGCTCTTCCCGGTGGACGTGCGCTTCCGGCCGCCGGATCGCTTTCAAATCATCTCCGGCTTCCGGCGCGTGGCGGCGCTGCGCTTCCTCAAGCGCGACCGCGTCCTCGCGCGCCTGCATACGGACTTGTCCGACGAGGACGCGCTGCTGCTGGCGCTCGCCTCGGCCATCCATGCCTCGCCGGTGAGCCGCGAGGAGCTGGAGGCACGCCGGGACAAGCTCGAGGCGGAGGGGCGGCTCACGCCCATCGCCCGGGACATGCTGGACAAGGCGCTGGCCACCGAGGAGTCGCTGGCGCCGGAGACGGTGGAAGAAGAGGTCGACGCGGACGAGCTGGCCGTGGAGGCCACCCAGCAACTGGTGGACATCAACCAGGACCTGGCGCTGCTGGCGGATGTGTTCGCCGACCTCGACGAGACGCGCAAGCAGGAGCTGATCACCCAGCTGCGCTACTCCGCGGATCTCGTGGCCTGGCTGGAGAGATTGTGA
- a CDS encoding alpha/beta hydrolase — protein MARFDEGFFTSRDGLRLYWRSDQPEQPRAHVAVVHGYGDHIGRYVPIIDALTEQGFAVHGFDYRGHGRADGRRGHCDAWPDYLDDLSAFWERVRGAAGGGKLFLLGHSHGALMSVHLWARGGLQGLSGMMLSSPFFKLAITPPPVKLLAAKVLARVLPWAPLPTELKLEQLSRDEAVQRAAGADPLYGRIVTPRWFIESAKAQTRVLAIAPGLQVPLLLFSGAEDGVAKVETGRAFFDAVGSRDKVYKAYPGMRHEPLNELGREQVFRDICNWISERL, from the coding sequence ATGGCGCGCTTCGACGAGGGGTTCTTCACCAGCAGGGACGGGCTCCGGCTCTATTGGAGATCCGATCAGCCCGAGCAGCCTCGTGCCCACGTGGCCGTGGTGCACGGCTATGGCGATCACATCGGCCGCTACGTGCCGATCATCGATGCGCTCACGGAGCAGGGTTTCGCCGTGCACGGCTTCGACTACCGTGGCCATGGCCGGGCGGACGGGCGCCGGGGCCATTGCGATGCGTGGCCGGACTACCTGGACGATCTGAGTGCCTTCTGGGAGCGGGTGCGTGGGGCGGCGGGAGGCGGGAAGCTCTTCCTGCTCGGGCACAGCCACGGGGCATTGATGTCCGTGCACTTGTGGGCGAGGGGTGGGCTGCAGGGGCTGAGCGGCATGATGTTGTCCTCGCCCTTCTTCAAGCTCGCCATCACTCCGCCCCCGGTGAAGCTGCTGGCGGCGAAGGTCCTGGCGCGGGTGCTGCCGTGGGCGCCCCTGCCCACCGAGCTCAAGCTCGAGCAGCTCAGCCGGGACGAGGCGGTGCAGCGCGCGGCGGGCGCGGATCCGCTCTACGGCCGGATCGTCACCCCGCGTTGGTTCATCGAGTCGGCGAAGGCCCAGACGCGGGTGCTGGCGATCGCGCCGGGGCTCCAGGTGCCGCTCCTGCTGTTCAGCGGAGCGGAGGACGGCGTGGCGAAGGTGGAGACCGGACGCGCCTTCTTCGATGCCGTGGGCTCCCGGGACAAGGTGTACAAGGCATATCCGGGGATGCGCCACGAGCCGCTCAACGAGCTCGGGCGCGAGCAGGTCTTCCGGGACATCTGCAACTGGATCTCCGAGCGTCTCTGA
- a CDS encoding bactofilin family protein, giving the protein MANTVIGSSIVIDGEISGDEDLVIQGTVKGKISLKESLYVEGSGVVEADIETQNVEIAGRVTGNIAASDKVELKTDCRVVGDIRAPRILIADGASFKGNVDMDIPKER; this is encoded by the coding sequence ATGGCGAATACGGTCATCGGTTCGAGCATTGTCATCGATGGGGAGATCTCCGGCGACGAGGACCTGGTCATCCAGGGCACCGTGAAGGGGAAGATTTCCCTCAAGGAGAGCCTCTACGTCGAGGGCAGTGGCGTGGTGGAGGCGGACATCGAGACGCAGAACGTGGAGATCGCGGGCCGGGTCACCGGCAACATCGCGGCCTCGGACAAGGTGGAGCTCAAGACGGACTGCCGCGTGGTGGGAGACATCCGCGCCCCGCGCATCCTCATCGCCGACGGAGCCTCCTTCAAGGGCAACGTCGACATGGACATCCCGAAGGAGCGCTGA
- a CDS encoding transglycosylase SLT domain-containing protein has translation MRPLLLPLLCALSLAPLGARAEGGIYRYVEKDGTIVYTNVPPGGAKKASRLKGTFSEAPAVSAPVKGRARTPEEFEAHITAAATRYKIPTALVRAIMHTESNFNTNALSPKGASGLMQLMPATASDMYVRDIFDSRENIEGGVRYLRVLANLFGGDMVKMVAAYNAGPDAVRKYGGQVPPYPETQAYVRKVLQLYFHYKERERLSKDEPRGMDSDGDDARDGAGAQEPR, from the coding sequence ATGCGACCGCTCCTCCTTCCCTTGCTCTGCGCGCTGAGCCTGGCCCCGCTGGGTGCCCGTGCCGAAGGTGGCATCTACCGGTACGTGGAGAAGGATGGGACGATCGTCTACACGAACGTGCCTCCGGGGGGAGCCAAGAAGGCGAGCCGTCTCAAGGGCACCTTCTCCGAGGCGCCCGCGGTCAGCGCGCCGGTGAAGGGCCGCGCGCGCACGCCCGAGGAGTTCGAGGCCCACATCACGGCCGCCGCGACGCGCTACAAGATTCCGACCGCGCTCGTGCGGGCCATCATGCACACGGAGAGCAACTTCAACACCAACGCGCTCTCGCCCAAGGGAGCCAGCGGGCTCATGCAGCTCATGCCCGCCACGGCGTCGGACATGTACGTGCGCGACATCTTCGACAGCCGGGAGAACATCGAGGGTGGGGTGCGCTACCTCCGGGTGCTGGCCAACCTCTTTGGCGGCGACATGGTGAAGATGGTGGCCGCGTACAACGCCGGCCCCGACGCCGTGCGCAAGTATGGGGGCCAGGTGCCGCCCTACCCGGAGACCCAGGCCTACGTGCGCAAGGTGCTCCAGCTCTACTTCCATTACAAGGAACGCGAGCGGCTCTCCAAGGACGAGCCCCGCGGGATGGATTCCGATGGCGACGACGCGCGTGACGGGGCGGGGGCCCAAGAGCCCCGTTGA
- the pyrE gene encoding orotate phosphoribosyltransferase, with the protein MDTPTGDRERLLRLLTERSFERRKVVLSSGKESDFYIDCKRTALLAEGHYLIGRLLLDAVRREAPEAVAVGGLTLGADPLASAVSLTSYLAQTPLHAFIVRKEPKGHGTGQWIEGMKALGPGAPVAILEDVVTTGASTLKAIERAQLEGLRVLGAFALVDRLEGGREAVEASGHKLHTLFTRRDFIP; encoded by the coding sequence ATGGACACGCCCACGGGTGACAGGGAGCGGCTGCTGCGACTGCTCACCGAGCGCTCCTTCGAGCGGCGCAAGGTGGTGCTCTCCTCGGGCAAGGAGTCGGACTTCTACATCGACTGCAAGCGCACGGCGCTGCTGGCCGAGGGGCACTACCTCATCGGCCGGCTGTTGCTGGACGCGGTGCGCCGCGAGGCCCCCGAGGCCGTGGCGGTGGGGGGCCTGACGCTCGGCGCGGATCCGCTCGCCTCGGCCGTCAGCCTCACGAGCTATCTGGCCCAGACGCCGTTGCATGCCTTCATCGTCCGCAAGGAGCCCAAGGGCCACGGCACGGGCCAGTGGATCGAGGGCATGAAGGCGCTCGGGCCCGGCGCGCCCGTGGCCATCCTCGAGGACGTGGTCACCACGGGAGCCTCCACGCTCAAGGCCATCGAGCGCGCGCAGCTCGAGGGGCTGCGGGTGCTCGGCGCCTTCGCCCTGGTGGATCGGCTGGAGGGTGGGCGCGAGGCGGTCGAGGCCAGCGGCCACAAGCTCCACACCCTGTTCACCCGCCGGGACTTCATCCCATGA
- the bacN gene encoding bactofilin BacN produces the protein MAQGDQTGIIGKGIVIRGNLTGGGDLIIEGRVEGQIALKNHLTIEGTGKVQADIRAEELTINGEASGNIDASGRVAINASAKVAGDIKAPRVVIEDGAVFNGSIEMDVKLPDDI, from the coding sequence ATGGCACAGGGCGATCAAACGGGCATCATCGGCAAGGGCATCGTCATCCGGGGCAATCTCACCGGAGGCGGCGATCTGATCATCGAGGGACGGGTGGAGGGGCAGATTGCCCTGAAGAATCACCTGACCATCGAGGGCACCGGCAAGGTGCAGGCGGACATCCGCGCCGAGGAACTGACCATCAATGGCGAGGCGAGTGGCAACATCGACGCCTCGGGGCGCGTGGCGATCAACGCGTCGGCGAAGGTGGCCGGAGACATCAAGGCCCCGCGCGTGGTCATCGAGGATGGAGCGGTGTTCAATGGCTCCATCGAGATGGACGTGAAGTTGCCGGACGACATCTAA